The genomic stretch CAATGACCGATAATCTGCCATAATATTTCATACCCTTAGTTTTTATTGTTGTTTAGAACCGACAAAGCTATAAAAAAAAGCGGCAACTTCACAGTTGCCACTTTTAATAAAGAAAAATAGACTATATTTTCTTCTTAATTTACCAAAAAGAAGTCATTAATATACTCTATATAGTAACCATGCCTTCTGGAAATCGTCACGGTTAGGATATTTTGCCTTAAACTCCTCCTTTGCCTGAGTAGCCTGCGCACGGTCATCATATGAAGATGCTATAACGCGATACATATTTCTTTCAGCATTATAAACCACTTTGGCATTATAACCTTGACCATCCAAATATTGTTTCAAACCTTCTGCATTCGCTTTCACACCAAAGCTACCACATACTACGCTATATGCTTTTAAGCCGTCACCTGAAACCAATTCTACTTTCTCTTCGCGAACCGGACCGGCAACAGGAGCAGTTGTCACAGGGGCAGATACTACCGGAGCAGCTTCAACCGGAGTTGCTTCTACCTGATCAGCAGGAGCTTCAGCCAATTCCTGTTGTTTTGCTTTTTCATAAGCCTTCTTGTAAGCACTTTCGCTAGATTTACATGAGGAAAATGCCAAGGCTACGCACAATCCCATACCCAACACAACTAATTTTTTCATGATTACTCAATCTTTTATAAATTAATACTCTAGTTTAATTCCATTATATTGGTGCAAAAGTAGCAATATATCAACAGCTTTCACATCAAGAATGGAGTTAAATTTAGTTAATCAGAGAAGAATCTCCAATTTCTATTCAAAAATAGACAAAATAAACAACAACATTCAGTTTTATTTGTTAGATTTGTAAGGTACAAAAAACAAAAAAACTATGAAAGGATTAAGTATTTTAGCTGCATTCCTAGGCGGAGCCGTAGTTGGTGCAGCAGCAGGTATTTTATTTGCTCCTGAAAGCGGAGAAGACACTCGTAGCAAAATTGCTGATGCTTTACGTAAAAGAGGTATCAAATTAAGTCGCACAGATATGGAAAATCTGGTCGATGAAATTGCAGCCGAGGTAAAAGAATAAGCAACGCCCACAAAAGTGTATTGTCATTCCGGACTTGGATCCGGAATGACAATAATTTTTAAATCAAAACTCCACGCATGTTTGCAAACGATAAAAATATAGATAATCTGCAACAACTTCTGGCAGAGCTTAAAAAGTACGCAGAGTTACAAAAGGATTATGTAAAATTACATTTAGTAGAAAAACTTACTATACTGATATCAACCCTCATCCTTGTCTTTATATTATTGATATTAGGTATTATCGCACTTTTCTACTTGTCATTTACATTGGCCTATGTACTCGAACCTCATGTAGGCGGGCTTATGGCTAGCTATGGAATCATTACCGGATGCATTATTCTGCTGATTCTGTTAATCGTTTTATTCCGCAAACGGCTGATTGTCCAGCCTATGGTAAATTTCCTTGCCAACCTGCTTTTAAATGACAACTGATTATGAAAGAGAATACTCCTAATAAAACGCCCATCATCACTTTGGAAGTGATAGCACAACGAAAAGCTGAGAAGTTGGAAGAAGTACAGCAAGCTAAAAAAGAAATGGTACAAACCATACATGAACTTTTTGCGCCTGTAGAACAAAAAGGAGGCGTAGAAGGCATTATGCAACATATCAATACAGGAATCGCCGTTTATGACGGAGTACGGACCGGTATCAAGATCATGCAAAGAATCAGAGGATATTTCCTGAAAAAGAAGAAATAACTTAGTATTAACCACAACATTTTATCCACATGAAAAGACAGCTACTAGGTGTGGCAGCAATTTTGTTGTCAATTTCCACGTATGCACAGGACAATCCATTATGGATGCGTTATTGTGCCATTTCTCCGGATGGAACCACCATCGCATTCACCTATAAAGGTGACATCTACACAGTACCCTCTACAGGCGGCAGGGCCAGTCAGATTACAACCAACCCTGCCCACGACACCAAACCTATCTGGAGTCCTGACGGAAAAAAAATTGCTTTCGCATCAGACCGCATGGGAAGTATGGATATTTTTGAGGTAAACAAGGAAGGGGGTATCCCCAAAAGATTAACCACCCATTCGGGTAATGAAACACCGGTGGCTTATAAAGACGCCGGACACATTCTGTTTCTAGCCAATATAATGCCAACTGTAGAAGACGCACAATTCCCCTCCGGACAATTCCAACAAGTATATGAAGTTAATACCGAAGGAGGACGCCCTGCCCTCTTCTCTTCCATGCCGATGGAAGATATCAGTATCAATCACACAGGTAATACTTTGCTCTACCATGACAAAAAAGGATATGAAGATCCTTGGCGTAAACATCACACTTCATCCATTACCCGCGATATTTGGCTGTGTTCTCTGAATGGAAACCGTACCTTTCGCAAACAAACTACTTTCAATGGTGAGGACCGCACTCCCGTTTGGGCTTCAGATGATAAATCATTCTATTATTTAAGTGAGGAAAAAGGCTCATTTAATATTTTCAAACGTGATATTGACGGTAATACATCCAAACAAATCACCAACCATACCAAACATCCGGTACGCTTCCTGAGTGCCGCCTCCAATGGAACATTATGCTATGGATATGATGGCGAAATCTACACGGTAAAAGAAGGTGCCATTCCGCAAAAAGTTCAGATTTCCATTGTCACCGACAAGAACGACAAAGATCTCATCCGCCAGATTAAGCGTAGCGGAGCAACAGAAATATCCCTTTCACCCGATGCAAAAGAAATTGCTTTTGTACTACGCGGAGATGTATATGTCACATCAACAGAATACAGCACCACCAAACAAATCACCAATACTCCGCAACAGGAACGCGATATTCACTTTTCTCCGGACGGAAGAAGTATTGTTTACGCTTCCGAAAGAAACGGATTATGGCAGATTTATCAAACCAGTCTAGCTAAAAAGGAAGAAAAACAGTTCGCTTACGCAACCGATATCAAAGAGGAAAGACTGACCAATTCGGATATCACTTCATTCCAACCTCAATACAGTCCTGACGGCAAAGAAGTAGCCTTTCTTGAAAACCGTACTACCATCCGTGTTCTGAATCTGAAATCAAAAGCTGTACGAACCGTCATGGATGGCAACTATGAATATTCATACAGCGACGGTGACCAATGGTATCAATGGAGTCCGGACAGCAAATGGATTCTTACCAACTACATAGGTATTGGCGGATGGAATAACAAGGATGTTGCACTGGTCAACGCATCTGGCAACGGAGAAATTCATAATCTGACCGAAAGTGGATACAGTGACGGCAATGCCAAATGGGTATTGGATGGAAAAGCCATGATTTGGGAAAGTGACCGCGCAGGATTCCGCAGCCACGGAAGCTGGGGCGCTGAAGCGGATATCTACATCATGTTCTTCGACTTGGACGCATACGACCGTTTCAGAATGAGCAAGGAAGAACTTGCTTTGCTGGAGGAATCAGAAAAGAAAGACAAAGAGAAGAGTGAAGAGAAAAAGAAGGCTGATAATAAAAAAGATAAAAAGAAAGACTCCAAGAAAGAAGATGACAAGAAGGAAGTAAAACCACTGGTTTTCGACCTTGAAAACAGCCGTGACCGTGTAATTCGTCTAACTGTAAATTCTTCACGATTGGGAGATGCTGTATTAACTCCGAAGGGTGACAAACTATATTATCAAGCAGCCTTCGAAAGCGGATATGATTTATGGGAACACGATCTTAAAGAAAACAAGACTAAAATCGTCATGAAAAAAGTCGGTGGCGGAGCCCTGCTTCCTGATAAGAAAGGCGAGAATCTGTTCCTTTGCAGCCAAGGTGGTATCAAGAAAGTTACTGTCAGCAGTGGTGAAACCAAACCTGTAGAATTCGAAGCTTTCTTCGACTACCAACCCTATGGTGAACGCGAATATATTTTCGATCATGTATGGCAACAAGTAGAAGATAAATTCTACGTAAAAGATCTGCACGGAGTAGATTGGAAAGGCTATCACGAAGCATACGCACGCTTTCTTCCATACATCAATAACAATTATGATTTTCAGGAAATGCTAAGTGAAATGCTGGGTGAGTTAAACGGTTCACACACCGGAGCACGTTACTACTCAAACGGTCCTACACTATCCACAGCGACCCTAGGAGCATTCTATGACGAAACTTATGATGGTGACGGGCTAAAAATTAAAGAAATATTAGCAAAAGGTCCATTTGCCGTGAAAAAAACGGATGTTACTCCTGGTTGCATCATCGAGAAAATTGACGGCAAACCTATCGTAAAAGGACAAGACTACTTCCCGCTACTGGAAGGCAAAGCCGGAAGAAAAGTGTTACTGGCCATATATAATCCGGCTACCGGCAAACGTTTTGATATCACCATCAAAGCTATCAGCACGGGCGAACAAAGTAACTTGCTGTATAAACGTTGGGTAGAACGTTGCCGCAATATAGTCGATAAATTATCCGAAGGCCGCATAGGCTATGTACACGTAAAAGGTATGGACAGTCAAAGTTTCCGCGAAGTATATAGTGAAGTATTGGGACGCTGCCGCAACAAAGAAGCTATTATTGTAGACACACGCCACAATGGAGGCGGCTGGCTACATGATGACTTGGCCACTTTATTAAGCGGCAAGGAATATCAGCGTTTCGTTCCACGCGGACAATACATAGGCAGCGACCCATTCAATAAATGGCTCAAGCCATCCTGCGTATTGGTATGCGAGGACAATTACAGTAACGCACATGGCTTCCCATGGGTTTACAAGGAATTAAAGATAGGCAAACTGATTGGCGCACCGGTTCCGGGCACAATGACTGCCGTATGGTGGGAAAACCAAATCGATCCGAGCATTGTGTTCGGTATTCCTCAGGTGGGTTGCATGGATATGCGTGGACAATATGCAGAAAATCACCAACTTTCTCCAGACATTGAAGTTTATAATACTCCAGAAAAGGCATTGGCAGGTGAAGACCAGCAGTTGGAAGCAGCCGTACAAGAAATGCTGAAAACAATAGGGGAAAAGAAATAAAACAATCCCATCCTGATAAAAAAGAAAAAAGACAGATGCGAAAATATTTTCGCATGCCTGTCTTTTTTCTTGCTCTATTCACATCCGTCCAAGACAAAGATGGCTCATCCAACCTTTATAAAGCGATCATCCGATGAATATAAGACATACGCTTTATATCCGTCGGACGATATTATCAAAAGGAAACAATATGAAATAGTTCTTGATCAGAAGAAAGATTCTCAAGCCTCCTTCGCTCCTTTTTTCCAAAGACGAGTCATATCTTCCAAAGTCTTTCCTTTTGTTTCAGGAACCATCTTCCATACAAACAGAGCTGCAAGCACACAAATCACGCCATAAAGCCCATAGGCAAACACCGGACTGAATTCATACATGGCAGGAAAAGTGGAAGAGACCAGATAATTGAATATCCACTGGAAAGCTACAGCGATAGCCACTGCCTTGCCGCGGATAGTATTCGGAAATATCTCTGCAATCAACACCCAGCAGATAGGTCCCCATGACATCATAAAAAATGCAGCATAAACAATGATGGAAAGAACAGGAAGAATACCTCCCACCTGAAACTCATCACAAAATGCAACACAGAATGCACCTACAGCCATACCAATAGAACCAACAATCAACAAGGGTTTACGTCCCATCTTCTCTACGGTAAAGATAGCAACCAATGTAAAGAGAATATTAACTACCCCCATTACCACAGTCTGCATCATACCATCACCACCGCCACCGATTTTCTCAAAAATACGCGGTGCATAATAAAGCACAGCATTAATACCGATAGCTTGCTGAAATACAGAAAGCAAGATACCGACTACAATAACTGTCAACCCGTATGTAAGCAGTTTCTCTGTTTTCTCGGAAGTCACAGCCTTTATTTCAGACAAAATAGTTTTAGCCTTATCTGTTCCATTTACTTTTTCAAGTACAGAAAACGCTTTATCATCCTGATGGGTCATAGCCAAATAGCGCGGAGTTTCAGGAACCAAAAACAATAAAATGCCAAATAATGCAGCCGGAACCGCTTCTGAACCAAACATATATCTCCAACCATCGGAAACAAGCACTTCATCCGGCATACCATCTTTAATCATATAATTCACAAAATAGACTACCAACATGCCAAAAATAATAGCAAACTGATTACAAGAAACCAATTTACCACGAATTTCGGAAGGAGCAATTTCGGCAATGTACATCGGACAAACAGCAGAGGCAAGTCCTACACCGATCCCCCCGATGATACGATAAAAGTTAAAAGCAAGGATCAATGCAAACGAAGTATCTCCTTTAGAGAAAAATAAAAATTCGGGATAATAAGAGCCTAAAGCAGACAGAAAGAACAATAAAGCAGCCAGACGCAACGAATTACGACGTCCTAACCCCGAAGCAAAATAACCGGAAAAAGCACTACCAATGACACAACCTATCAATGCACTGGAAGCAGTCACGCCATGCCAGAAAGCATCTAATCCCAAATGTTTTTGCAGAGCCTGCTCCGCTCCCGAAATAACAGCTGTATCATAACCGAAAAGTAAACCGCCGAGAATGGCTATAAACACCACTCCCATCAGATAGAAATTGTTTTTCTTGTTTTTCATAATAAAAGAATTATAATAGTTTTCGTAATAAATACAATAACAAAGCTGTGCGAAATTAATCATTAATACGTAATTCTATTATAATTCTCCAACCATTTTAAATCTTTTTCACATCAAGGATAAACAAGATTATTTCGTCTGAACTGTTCTATGTCTTCCTTTTTTAATCCTATCTTATCCAATGACTTAGGAAGATTATGATCATTAAGATAATAACGCGGACGAATGAGATATTGTCTATTTGCTACCGATAGGCTATCTGCCCTATAAGGTGTCTGTATCCCTGCCAAATTCAGCATGGTATGAAACACAGAAGCATTTCCTGCTACCGGTTTTTCACGGTTCTGCAATATAGCTTCATGTACTTCCACATTCTCTTCTCTATATGCTTTGGACAACCAAATTAAAAATGGTACATGCAGTTGATAATAAGACGGGACCGGGGATGCATGTAAAAATAATTTTCGATTATCATCAAAAATATCCTCTCCATGATCCGAAGTATAAAGCATAGCCGAAAAAGAGTTCATTTTCTGCAATAAAGTGATCAAAGAAGCCAGAAAACCATCTGTATAACGGATAGTGTTATCGTATGCATTCATCAAATACTCCTTATTCTCATATTTGGCGTCTGTCAGATTATCCGGTTTAAAGACAGACATGGATTCGGGATAACGTTCTTTATA from Phocaeicola dorei encodes the following:
- a CDS encoding phage holin family protein; the encoded protein is MFANDKNIDNLQQLLAELKKYAELQKDYVKLHLVEKLTILISTLILVFILLILGIIALFYLSFTLAYVLEPHVGGLMASYGIITGCIILLILLIVLFRKRLIVQPMVNFLANLLLNDN
- a CDS encoding S41 family peptidase; translation: MKRQLLGVAAILLSISTYAQDNPLWMRYCAISPDGTTIAFTYKGDIYTVPSTGGRASQITTNPAHDTKPIWSPDGKKIAFASDRMGSMDIFEVNKEGGIPKRLTTHSGNETPVAYKDAGHILFLANIMPTVEDAQFPSGQFQQVYEVNTEGGRPALFSSMPMEDISINHTGNTLLYHDKKGYEDPWRKHHTSSITRDIWLCSLNGNRTFRKQTTFNGEDRTPVWASDDKSFYYLSEEKGSFNIFKRDIDGNTSKQITNHTKHPVRFLSAASNGTLCYGYDGEIYTVKEGAIPQKVQISIVTDKNDKDLIRQIKRSGATEISLSPDAKEIAFVLRGDVYVTSTEYSTTKQITNTPQQERDIHFSPDGRSIVYASERNGLWQIYQTSLAKKEEKQFAYATDIKEERLTNSDITSFQPQYSPDGKEVAFLENRTTIRVLNLKSKAVRTVMDGNYEYSYSDGDQWYQWSPDSKWILTNYIGIGGWNNKDVALVNASGNGEIHNLTESGYSDGNAKWVLDGKAMIWESDRAGFRSHGSWGAEADIYIMFFDLDAYDRFRMSKEELALLEESEKKDKEKSEEKKKADNKKDKKKDSKKEDDKKEVKPLVFDLENSRDRVIRLTVNSSRLGDAVLTPKGDKLYYQAAFESGYDLWEHDLKENKTKIVMKKVGGGALLPDKKGENLFLCSQGGIKKVTVSSGETKPVEFEAFFDYQPYGEREYIFDHVWQQVEDKFYVKDLHGVDWKGYHEAYARFLPYINNNYDFQEMLSEMLGELNGSHTGARYYSNGPTLSTATLGAFYDETYDGDGLKIKEILAKGPFAVKKTDVTPGCIIEKIDGKPIVKGQDYFPLLEGKAGRKVLLAIYNPATGKRFDITIKAISTGEQSNLLYKRWVERCRNIVDKLSEGRIGYVHVKGMDSQSFREVYSEVLGRCRNKEAIIVDTRHNGGGWLHDDLATLLSGKEYQRFVPRGQYIGSDPFNKWLKPSCVLVCEDNYSNAHGFPWVYKELKIGKLIGAPVPGTMTAVWWENQIDPSIVFGIPQVGCMDMRGQYAENHQLSPDIEVYNTPEKALAGEDQQLEAAVQEMLKTIGEKK
- the xylE gene encoding D-xylose transporter XylE, whose product is MINFAQLCYCIYYENYYNSFIMKNKKNNFYLMGVVFIAILGGLLFGYDTAVISGAEQALQKHLGLDAFWHGVTASSALIGCVIGSAFSGYFASGLGRRNSLRLAALLFFLSALGSYYPEFLFFSKGDTSFALILAFNFYRIIGGIGVGLASAVCPMYIAEIAPSEIRGKLVSCNQFAIIFGMLVVYFVNYMIKDGMPDEVLVSDGWRYMFGSEAVPAALFGILLFLVPETPRYLAMTHQDDKAFSVLEKVNGTDKAKTILSEIKAVTSEKTEKLLTYGLTVIVVGILLSVFQQAIGINAVLYYAPRIFEKIGGGGDGMMQTVVMGVVNILFTLVAIFTVEKMGRKPLLIVGSIGMAVGAFCVAFCDEFQVGGILPVLSIIVYAAFFMMSWGPICWVLIAEIFPNTIRGKAVAIAVAFQWIFNYLVSSTFPAMYEFSPVFAYGLYGVICVLAALFVWKMVPETKGKTLEDMTRLWKKGAKEA
- a CDS encoding YtxH domain-containing protein, which gives rise to MKGLSILAAFLGGAVVGAAAGILFAPESGEDTRSKIADALRKRGIKLSRTDMENLVDEIAAEVKE
- a CDS encoding SPOR domain-containing protein produces the protein MKKLVVLGMGLCVALAFSSCKSSESAYKKAYEKAKQQELAEAPADQVEATPVEAAPVVSAPVTTAPVAGPVREEKVELVSGDGLKAYSVVCGSFGVKANAEGLKQYLDGQGYNAKVVYNAERNMYRVIASSYDDRAQATQAKEEFKAKYPNRDDFQKAWLLYRVY